CGCTGAAGCGCGTGCCCAGGGCCAGGATGTCGCCTTCGCCACTGCGCACGCTCAGGGGACGCGGGTCCTTGGCGGTTTCCACCAGGATCTCGCCCCGGCGCAGGTGGATCAGGCGCTGGCCCGCGTCGTAGCGGATATCCACACGGCTGTCGGTGTTGAGGTCCAGGCGCGTGCCATCGGCCAGGGTCAGTTGCCGGCGCTCGCCGATCCGTGTCGCGTAATCGGCGCTCCAGGGCGAAACCCGGTAGCCCTGCCACCCCACTACCCCGCCCCCAAGCAACAGGGCCAGGGCCTTCACCGCCTGGCGTCGATCGCGTCGGGCGCTCTGCAGCGTTTGCGCGGCGCCGCCAGGGGCATTGCCCAGTTGCCCCTGCAACTGCTCCAGCCGCGCCCAGGCCGCGGCATGGCGCGGGTCGGCGCCGAGCCAGGCTTGCCAGGCGGCGCGGGTGGCGGCATCGACGTGGCTGTCGTGCAAGCGTACGTACCAGTCCACGGCATCGCTGAGAATCGCCTTCATGCCTGCTCGAACAACAGGCAGTGCATCAGCCCGCGCGCCAGGTGCTTGCGCACGGTGCTCACCGACACGCCCAGGCCCTCGGCGGTCTTCTCGTAGCTCAGGCCGTCCAGTTGCACCGCCAGGAAGATCGCCCGCGTACGCGAGCCCAGGCCATCGAGCATGCGGTCGATGGCGATCAGGGTATCGAGAATGGCCGCGCGGGCTTCGGCGGACGGCGCGTAATGCTCTGGCTGCAAGGCCAGGCTCTCGAGGTAGGCGGCTTCCAGGCTGCGCCGGCGGTAGAGGTCGATGACCAGGCCCCGGGCGATGGTAGCCAGGTAGTGCCGGGGTTGGTTGAGGGTGGCGGCAGTGCGGGCCAGCAATACCCGGATAAAGGTGTCCTGGGCCAGATCGGCGGCATCGGCGGCGTTGTTAAGGCGTTGCCGCAGCCAGCCATGGAGCCAGCTGTTGTGCTCGCGGTAGAGCGTTTCCAGGCCTTTTTGCGCAGCGCCGTCGGGAGCAACGGTGGACATCGTGGCGCTTCCCCTCGAAAGATTTACAGATGCAAATAAGAATGTGTCGCAAGTGTACCCAGAGAGAACCAAATAGGGAATGCCAGAATCCAGCGCCCGCCACGCAGGCGGCGCTGGCTCGATCTGGGCGGCGCCTTCAAGACGGCAGCTGCACCTGCGCCCGGTTGCCCACGAAAATCGCCCAACTGGAAATGAACAACGCGGCGATCAACGGCCCGATCACGAAGCCATTGAGCCCGAACACCGCCAACCCACCCAGCGTGGACACCAAGATCAGGTAATCCGGCATCCGCGTGTCCTTGCCCACCAGGATCGGCCGCAACAGGTTGTCCACCAGCCCGATCACCAGCACGCCGAATGCGCTCAGCACCACGCCCTGCCAGATCGCCCCGGTCAGCAGGAAATACACCGCCACCGGCGCCCAGACGATCCCCGCGCCCACCGCCGGCAACAGCGACAGGAACGCCATCAGCACCGCCCAGACCAACGCGCTGGGGATGCCCAGCACCCAGAAGATCAGGCCACCCAAGGCGCCCTGGGTGACCGCCACCAACAAGTTGCCCTTGACCGTGGCGCGCACCACGCGCTTGAACTTCAGCTGCAACCTGCGCTTTTGCTGCTCGGGCAACGGCACCGCCTGGCGCACCTTGCGCGCAAGCTCGGCGCCCTCGCGCAAGAAGAAGAACAGCAGGTAGAGCATGATGCCGAAGCTCACCAGGAAGTCGAAGGTCCCCTGGCCGAAGTTGAAGGCCTGCCCGGCGAGGAACTGGCTGCCCTGGGTCGCCCACTTGCTGATCTTGTCGCGCAGCCCGTCGAGGTTGCCCATGCCCATGCGGTCCAGCCAGTGCTGGGCATAGGCCGGCAACATGTCCTTGCCGTGCTCGATGTAGCCGGCGATGTCCAGCTGGCCGCTTTCGATGCGCTGGTAGAGCGCCGCGCCCTCCTGCACCAGCAGCGCGCTGATGACGATCACCGGCAAGATGGCGATCACCAGGCAGATGACCAAGGTCGCCGCCGTGACCAGGTTGCGCCGCCAGCCCAGGCGCAACAGGAGCTGGCGCTGCAGCGGCGAGAACAGGATGGCGAGGATCACCGCCCAGAAGATCGCCCCGTAGTACGGCAGCAGGATCCAGATGAAAGCGATGGTCACCAGCGCCAGCAACACCGTCAGCGCCTTGTTCTGCAACACAGTTTCGTTCATGGGCATTCCTCGAGGGTTCAACAGCTTAGTGCCCGGCGCCGGGGCAAAAGTGCCGTTGACCCAGATCAATACTGGCGCAGCGCCACGGCCTTAGCATCCGCGCCTTTTGCCCCCGGTGCGCACCATGACCTCACCCGCCACGCCCGAACTGCTCGCCCCCGCCGGCACCCTCAAGACCATGCGCTACGCCTTCGCCTATGGCGCCGATGCGGTCTACGCCGGCCAGCCGCGCTACAGCCTGCGGGTGCGCAACAACGAATTCGACCACGCCCACCTGGCCCTCGGCATCCAGGAGGCCCATGCCCTGGGCAAGCGCTTCTACGTGGTGGTCAACATCGCCCCGCACAACGCCAAGCTCAAGACCTTCCTCAAGGACCTGGCGCCTGTCATCGAGATGGGCCCCGACGCACTGATCATGTCCGACCCAGGCTTGATCATGCTGGTGCGCGAGCACTTCGCGCAGATGCCCATCCACCTCTCGGTGCAGGCCAACACGGTGAACTGGGCGGCGGTGCGGTTCTGGCAGGGCCTGGGCCTGTCGCGGGTGATCCTGTCCCGCGAGCTGTCGCTCGAAGAGATCGAGGAGATTCGCCAGCAGGTGCCGGACATGGAGCTGGAGGTGTTCGTCCATGGCGCGCTGTGCATGGCCTACTCCGGGCGCTGCCTGTTGTCCGGGTACCTGAACAAGCGCGATGCCAACCAGGGTACCTGCACCAACGCCTGCCGCTGGAAGTACGACACCACCCCGGCCACCGAGAACCTCACCGGCGATATCGTCCGCGAGGTCGAGCCGACCCTGGGCCTGGGCGCGCCCACCGAGCAGGTGTTCCTGCTCCAGGAGAGCAGCCGCCCCGGCGAACAGATGCCCGCCTTCGAGGACGAACACGGCACCTACATCATGAACGCCAAGGACCTGCGCGCCATCCAGCACGTCGAGCGGCTGGCCGCCATGGGCGTGCACTCGCTGAAGATCGAGGGCCGCACCAAGTCGCACTTCTACTGCGCCCGCGCCGTGCAGTCGTACCGCCAGGCCATCGACGACGCCGTGGCCGGTCGGCCATTCGACCGCGGCCTGATGGCCAACCTCGAGTCCCTCGCCCAGCGCGGCTACACCGAGGGCTTCCTGCGCCGCCACGTACATGACGAATACCAGAACTACCAGCGCGGCAACTCGGTGTCCGAGCGCCAGCAATTCGTTGGCGAGCTGACCGGGGTGCGCGTCGACGGCCTGGCCGAGGTCAAGGTGAAGAACCGCTTCGCCGTGGGTGACCATCTGGAGCTGATGACCCCGCGCGGCAACTACCACTTCGACCTGCACCGCCTGTGCGACCGCCAGCAGCAGGCGATCGAGGTGGCGCCAGGTGATGGCCATGTGGTCTACCTGCCGATCCCCGAGCAGGTTTCGCTGGAGTACGGCCTGCTGATGCGCGACCTGGACAGCGCCGAGGCCGCTGCCTGACAAATCTGTAATCGGCGCCTCAGGTGGCTGACAGGCGCTGGCGGTGACCATCGCGTCATGGCTGATCGCCGGGCCAGGCCGCTCCCACCGGGGCGGGCTGGCCTTGCGATTGGATGACCTTGCCAGCACCGAGAGCACGCCATGCCACCGACTCCAACCCGCCGCACCTTCGTCAAGGGCCTGGGCGCCGCCACCGCCCTCGCCGGCCTCGGCCTGTGGCGCCCGCTGGCCCAGGCCGGCGAAGGGCGACTGCCGTTGCACGACCTCAGCGGCCAGCAGTTCGAACTGTTCATCGGGCCGACCGCGGTCAACATCACCGGCCGCCCGCGCATCGCCCAGACCATCAATGCCAGCCTGCCCGGCCCGGTGCTGCGCTGGCGCGAGGGCGACAGCGTGACCCTGCGGGTGCGCAACCGCCTGGACCAGCCGACCTCGATCCACTGGCACGGCATCATCCTGCCGGCCAACATGGACGGCGTGCCGGGCCTGAGCTTCGCCGGCATCGAACCGGGCGGCGACTACCTGTACCAGTTCACCCTGCGCCAGAGCGGCACCTACTGGTACCACAGCCATTCCGGCCTGCAGGAGCAGGCCGGCGTGTACGGCGCCATCGTCATCGAGCCGCGCGAGCCCGAGCCGCACACCTACCAGCGCGACCATGTGCTGCTGTTCAGCGACTGGTCGGACCAGGCGCCGGAGGCGTTGATGGCCACGCTGAAGAAGCAGTCCGACGCCTTCAACTACGACAAGCGCACGGTCGGCGACTTCATCGACGATGTCGCCGACCACGGCTGGGGCAAGACCGTCAGCGAACGCTGGGCCTGGGCAAAGATGCGCATGAGCCCGACGGACCTGGCCGACATCAGCGCCGCCAGCTACACCTACCTGCTCAACGGCCAGCCGCCGGACGGCAACTTCACCTGCCTGTTCCAGCCCGGCGAAACCGTGCGCCTGCGCCTGATCAACGCCTCGGCGATGAGCTACTTCGACTTCCGCATCCCCGGGCTCAAGCTGACGGTGATCGCCGCCGACGGCCTGCCGGTGACGCCGGTGACCGTGGATGAACTGCGCATCGCCGTGGCCGAGACCTACGATGTGCTGGTCGCCGTCGGTGACCTGCCCGCCTACACCCTGTTCGCCCAGAGCATGGACCGCACCGGCTACGCCCGCGGTACCCTGGCCCGCGCGGCCGGCTTGCAGGCCCCGGTCCCCGCGCTCGACCCACGCCCGGTGCTGAGCATGGACGACATGGGCCACGGCGGCATGGCCCAGATGGACCCGGCCGGCATGGACCACAGCAAAATGGCCGGCATGGACCACTCGGCCATGGCTGGCATGCAGGCGCACCCCGCCAGCGAGACCGACAACCCGCTGGTAGACATGCAGACCATGGCCCCGCGCGCCAACCTGGCCGATCCAGGCCTGGGCCTGCGCGGCAATGGCCGCCGGGTGCTGACCTACGCCGACCTGCGCAGCCCCTACCCCGACCCGGACGGCCGCGAACCGTCGCGGGACATCGAGCTGCACCTGACCGGGCACATGGAGCGTTTCGCCTGGTCGTTCGATGGCATCCAGTTCAGCGACGCCGAGCCACTGCGCCTGAAGTACGGCGAGCGGGTGCGCATCACCCTGGTCAACGACACCATGATGACCCATCCCATCCACCTGCACGGCATGTGGAGCGACCTGGAAGACGAGCAAGGCCGCTTCCTGGTGCGCAAGCACACCCTCGACATACCACCCGGCAGCCGGCGCAGCTACCGCGTCAGTGCCGACGCCCTGGGCCGCTGGGCCTACCACTGCCACCTGCTCTACCACATGGAGACCGGCATGTTCCGCGAGGTACGGGTCGATGAATGAGATCATCAACCGGCGCATCGTCACCGGCGTCGCCCTGGTCGCCTTGCTGGCCAGCGAGCGCGCCCTGGCCGCCAGCATGACGGGCATGGACCACAGCCAGATGAACCATGGCGCCATGCCGATGATGGATCACCGCCAGATGAACCACGCCACGCCCACCAGCGCGCAACCGCGCACGCCCCTGGCGAACATCACCGATGCCGACCGGCGCGCCGCGTTCCCGCCGCTGCCAGGGCACCAGGTGCATGACCGCGCGATCAACTGGGCGGTGATCGTCGACCAGCTGGAATACCAGCACTTCGAAAGCAGCGGCGCGCTGAATTGGAACGCCACCGCGTGGGTCGGCGGCGATGTCGACCGGCTGTGGCTGCGCAGCGAGGGCGAGCGCGAGCAGGGCAAGACCCACAAGGCCGAGTTGCAGGCGCTGTGGGGCCATGCCATCAGCCCCTGGTGGGAACTGGTCGGTGGCGTGCGCCAGGACTTCAAGCCCGCCAGCGGGCAGACCTGGGCCGCCTTTGGCATCCAGGGCACGCCGCTGTACGGCCTGGAGCTGGAGGCCACCGCCTACGCCGGCGAGCGCCAGCAGACCGCGCTGCGCCTGGAGGCCGGTTACGCTATGCTGCTGACCAACCGCTGGATCCTCGAGCCCACTGTTGAAATGAACCTCTTCGGGCGCAACGACGCCGGCCGCGAACAGGGCTCGGGGCTGGCTGAAAGCGAAGTGGGGCTGCGCCTGCGCTACGAGATCAGCCGTGGTTTCGCGCCCTATGTCGGGGTCAGCTTCAACCGCCTGCACGGCAACCGCGCCGACCAGGCCCGGGAAGATGGCGAGGACATCGGCCAGACCCGGCTGGTGGCCGGGGTCCGCCTGCGTTTCTGACGCTTGCTGCCGGCCCTGCAGCAGCTGCCCTCCCACAGGGTCAAGCTAAATCAATAAGTTACGGTTTGTTCCATGAGAGCCGGCGCTGATCAACCCGATGTGTTTAGTTTCACAGGAGCTTCACCATGCTGCGCAAACACCTGCTCACCCTCGGCCTGCTGGCCATCACCGGCCTGGCCCAGGCGGCCGAGACCATCGACGTCTACCGCGATCCCAACTGCGGCTGCTGCAAGGCATGGATCAAGCACCTGAGCGACAACGGCTTCACCGTCAACGACCATGTCGAGCCGAACATGAGCGCAGTCAAGCAGCGCCTGGGCGTGGCGCCGCGCCTGGCCTCGTGCCACACCGCAGTGATCGCCGGCAAGTTCGTCGAAGGCCATGTGCCGGCCGAGCAGGTGCGCCTGCTGGCCAAGCGCGACGACCTCAAGGGCCTTGCCGTGCCCGGCATGCCCATGGGCTCGCCGGGCATGGAAATGGGTGACCACAAGGACGCCTACCAGGTCATCGGCGTAACCCGGGATGGCCAGGACACCGTGGTCGCCAACTACTGATGCTCAGCCTCGGGGCGCTGTTCTTAAGCGCCTTTGGCGCCGCCACCCTGCTCCCCCTGCAGTCCGAGGCCGTGCTGGTCGGCCTGCTGCTGCGCGAGCCCCAGGCCTGGGCGCTGCTGTTGCTGGTGGCGACCCTGGGCAATGTGCTGGGTTCGCTGGTCAACTGGCTGTTGGGCCGGGCCATCGAGCAACTGCGCGACAAGCGCTGGTTCCCGTTCAGCGCCAGCCAGCTGCAACGCGCCCAGCAGCGCTACCAGCGCTGGGGGCAATGGTCGCTGCTGCTGAGCTGGATGCCGCTGATCGGTGATCCACTGACGCTGATCGCCGGCATCATGCGCGAGCCCTTCTGGCGCTTCCTGCTGCTGGTCACCCTGGCCAAGGGCGGGCGCTACATCGTGGTGGCGCTGGTTACCCTGGGCTGGTTTCACAGCGGGTAACACCTTTGCTGCTCGGCCAGGGTCAGTGGCTGCTACAGTCGCCTTTCCCTACCTGGCCCTATTCGGAGTGCTCCCATGCTGCGCGCCACCGCCCTCGCCCTCGCCTGCCTCACCTCGGCTGGCGCCATCGCTGCCGCCCCCTCCACCTATGGCCAGCAGCTCGAAGGCTTCACCTACCCGTACCCGCTGCGCCACTTCGACTTCCAGTCCCAGGGCCAGGCGCTGCAAATGGGCTATATGGACGTACCCGCAAAGGGCAAGGCCAACGGCCACAGCGTGGTGCTGATGCATGGCAAGAACTTCTGCGCCGGCACCTGGGAAACCACCCTCGATGCCCTGAGCCAGGCCGGCTACCGGGTGATCGCGCCGGACCAGGTCGGTTTCTGCACCTCGAGCAAGCCGGCGCACTACCAGTACAGCTTCCAGCAGCTGGCCGACAACACCCACGCCCTGCTGGCGCAACTGGGCGTGGACCGGGCCATCATCCTCGGCCACTCCACCGGCGGCATGCTCGCCACCCGCTACGCGCTGATGTATCCCCAGCAGGTGGAGCGCCTGGCCATGGTCAACCCCATCGGCCTGGAAGACTGGAAAGCCCTGGGCGTGCCGTATCGCACCGTCGACCAGTGGTACGCCCGGGAACTCAAGCTCGATGCCGAAGGCGTGCGCAACTACGAACGCAACACCTACTACGCCGGGCGCTGGAAACCCGAGTACGAGCGCTGGGTGCAGATGCTGGTGGGGCTGAACCAGGGGCCCGGGCACAGGCTGGTGGCATGGAACTCGGCGCTGATCTACGACATGATCTTCACCCAGCCGGTGGTCCATGAGTTCAAGGACCTGAAAATGCCGACCCTGCTGCTGATCGGCGACCAGGACAGCACGGCGATCGGCAGCGATATCGCCCCGCCCGAGATCAAGGCCCGGCTAGGCCAGTACAAGGTGCTCGGGCCGCAGGTGGCGAAGCTGATTCCCCAAGGCGAGCTGGTCAGCTTCGAAGGCCTGGGGCATGCGCCGCAAATCGAGGAGCCGGGCAAGTTCCACCAGGCATTGCTTGGCTGGTTGCAGCGCTGAGGGTGCTTGGGCTGCCGGCGAACCGGCGGCTTGCACTCAGGTCCAGATCATCGCCTCGGTCCAGCCCAGCTCGGCGAAGTCCACCGCGCGCAAATGCGCTTCCTCCTCGCAGAAGAACTCATCCAGCTGCGGCGGCTGCACCTGGGTGTCACTGAGCATCGCATGCACCTGGCCACGGTGGTGGATCTGGTGTTCGAACAGGTGCGACAACAGGCGCAGGCGCTGTTCGCGCTGCACCCGGTCGGGCCGCACGATGCTCACGTAGCGCCGCAGTTGCTCATCGCGCAAGCCCCGGCAATAGGCGATCAGCCGCTGGTCGGCCTGGGCCTGCTGGGCCTGCAGGTCGGTGCAGGTGCAAAACGGTTGCTCGGGCTGGAAGAAGCGCTCGCCGTCCGGGTCGGGGGCAGCGCCGCGCTGCTCGCACTCCAGGGCGTCAAGGTAGAACCAGTCCACCGTCAGCAGGTGGTTGAGGGTGGCCTTGATCGACGGGAAGAAGCTGCAACGCGGGGCGACGAACTCGTCCTGGGTCAGTTGCAGGCAAGCCTTGTACAAGCGGTGGTTGGCCCAGCCATTGTTGTAGGCCTGGGTCAGCAGGTGATGCGACAGCGGCTCCATGGTCGGCTCCTTCAGGCGAAGCGTTGCAGTTGCATCTCCCGTAGCCGGCTGAGGGTGCGCTGGTACGGGAACGCCAGATACCCTTGAGTGTAGAGCGCTTCCAGGGGCACCTCGGCTTCCAGGTACAAGGCCACGCGCCGGTCGTAGCATTCATCGACCAGGGCGATGAAGCGGCGCACGCTGTCGTCCCTGGGCGCCAGGGTCGGCAGCTCGCGGTCGCCGGCCAGCACCCGCGCGGCGCCGTCCTCGGTGCCGCGGGCGATGCGACCGGCCCGTTGCTCGCCGCCCAGTTGCGGGATACCGCCCAGCAGGATCGCCGGGAAGCGGTCGCACAGGGCCATGAAGTCCATGGCCGCCAGCGGTTGCTCGCACAGGTCGCGGTACCGGCACCAGAGCGCCTGGCTACTGTGGCGCACCACGCGCACTTGCCGGGACCCGAGTTGCAGGGGTTGCTCGCTGCCTGGGTCAGTGGGGCTCAGTTGCTGGAACACACCGGCCAGTGCATCGGGCTGCGCGACCCAGTAACGCTGCTGCGCGGCCCCCGGGTGCAGCCGGTGATCCTGTTCGCCGGCCACCGCCTGCACGCCCATGTGCCGCTCGATGGCGGCGATGGCCGGCAGAAAACGCTCGCGGTTGAAGCCGTCGCGATACAGCTGGTTGGGGGGCTGGTTGGAGGTGGCAACCACCACCACCCCCTGGTCGAACAGTTCCTGGAACAGGCGCCCGAGGATGATCGCATCGCCAATGTCGCTGACGAACAACTCGTCGAAGCACAGCACGCGGATCTCGCCGGCAAGTGCTCGGGCCAGGGCCTGGAGCGGGTCGGCGGTGCCACCCAGCTGGAACAGGCGGCGGTGAACCCAGGCCATGAAATGGTGGAAGTGCTGGCGCCGGGACGGCACGGGCAGGCAACGGTGGAACAGGTCCATCAGCCAGGTCTTGCCACGCCCCACCGGGCCCCAAAGGTACAGGCCCTGGGTTGGCTTACCCTGGCACAGGGCATCGAAACAGGCTTGCAACGCAGCGACGGCCGCCGCCTGGGCGGGGTCGGTGACGAAGCCACGCTCGCCGAGGGCCTGATGGTAGAGAGATTCGGGAGTCATGCCGTGCATGGTACGCCATCCCGGCCTCAAGCCGCGCCCCCGCGCACTGCAGGCGCCAGCCTTGCTGGCGAACCCGGCAACCCCGGCGCCTCGGGTTACGCCCCCATCAACCCTGTTTCAAGCCGACCTTCAACAACATCCCATCCTTGTCATCGGTCAGCACATACAGGTAGCCGTCCGGCCCCACCCGCACATCGCGGATCCGCGCTTTCAGCTCACCCAGCAGGCGCTCTTCATGCACCACCTTGTCGCCTTCGAGCTGCAGGCGGATCAGCTCCTGGGTGGCCAGGGCGCCGATGAACAAGTTGTGGTCCCAGGCCTTGAAGGTCGGGCTGTCGTAGAACGCCATGCCACTGATGCCCGGCGATTTTTCCCACACATGGTGCGGGTCGACCATACCCGGGACATGCTTGCCCTTGGCCTCGGGGATCGGCAGCAACGAGTAGTTGATGCCATGGGTGGCGATCGGCCAACCGTAGTTCTTGCCCGGTGCCGGGATGTTGATCTCGTCGCCGCCACGCGGGCCGTGCTCATGGGTCCACAGCTTGCCGGTCCAGGGGTTGAGCGCCGCGCCCTGCTGGTTGCGATGACCGAACGACCAGATCTCGGGGCGCACCTGGTCGCGGCCGACGAAGGGATTGTCCTTGGGCACTTCGCCATCGGGCAGGATCCGCACGATCTTGCCCTGCAGCTTGTCCAGGTCCTGGGCGGTGGCGCGCTGATTGTTCTCGCCCAGGGCGATGAACAGGTAACCCTCGCGGTCGAACACCAGGCGCGAGCCGAAATGGTTACCCTCGGAAAGCTTGGGCAACTGGCGGAAGATCACCGTGAAGTTCTCCAGCCGTGCCTGGTCCTGGGACAGTTGCCCCCGGCCCACGGCAGTGCCGGCCTTGCCATCCTCGCCCGCCTCGGCGAACGACAGGTACACCGTGCGGTCCTGGGCGAACGCCGGCGACAGCACCACATCGAGCAGGCCGCCCTGCCCTTGGGCCCAGACCTTGGGCACGCCGGACAGCGGCGGGCCGACCTTGCCCTCGGCGCTGACGATGCGCAGGTTGCCTGGGCGCTCGGTCACCAGGATGGAATTGCCATCCGGCAGGAACGCCAGGGCCCAAGGGTTGCGCAGGCCATTGGCGAGGGTGCTGACACTCAGCTGGCCCTCCTCGCTGGGCAAGGTCTGCTCGGGGGCGGCCTGGGCCAGCAGTGGCAAGAGGCTGGCGGCGGCCAGGGTGATCAACCAAGTGCGTGGCGTCATGCTCGGGTCCTTCGCAGGGGCTCACGGCACGCGTTGCGAGTCGCGCGGTGGCCGGGTGGGTTCCAGGTTCGGGGGCTGTTGCTCGCGGCGCAGGTTATCGCCGTTGCCGATACCGCGGTTGTCCAGGGTCGGTGGCCGCGGGTTGGGCTGGGTGGACGGGCCGCGCACGGGCGGTGCAGCCGGCACGCTGCCCTGGCGGCTGTTGGGGTTGGCCCGCATGATCGGGCTGTTGTAGGGGTTGTTGCTGTCGTTGGCGGCCAATGGCGGCAACGGCAACGGCGCAGCCTGGAGCGGCAGGGCCAGCAACAGGCCGAGGGCCAGGGTTGCCAATGTGGGGTTCATGCTTCACCTCCGGTACGAAAAGGCGCGCTCCAAGGTTGGATAGCCTAAGGCGCGCAGGGTTCGACGCAAAAGTGGCAATCCGCGTGGAGATGATTCCTGATGTTTCAGTATGGCCCCTCGGAGTGCTTGTGGGCGCAGGTTTGCCCCGCGATGCCCCAGGCCCAACCGGGCCTTGTCGCGGGGCAAGCCTACGTCTCAGCCTTGCGCCAGGTGCTTGTCGACCTTGTGCCGGGCGGCATACAGGCACAGCATCTCCATCGCCAAGGTCGCCCCGGCCAGCGCGGTGATATCGGCATGGTCGTAGGCCGGCGCCACCTCCACCAGGTCCATGCCCACCAGGTTGATCCCACGCAGGCCGCCGAGGATCTCCAGCGCCTGCAGCGTGCTCAGCCCGCCGCACACCGGCGTGCCGGTGCCTGGAGCGAAGGCCGGGTCGAGGCAGTCGATATCGAAGGTCAGGTACACCGGCCTGTCCC
The window above is part of the Pseudomonas muyukensis genome. Proteins encoded here:
- the zapE gene encoding cell division protein ZapE, whose protein sequence is MTPESLYHQALGERGFVTDPAQAAAVAALQACFDALCQGKPTQGLYLWGPVGRGKTWLMDLFHRCLPVPSRRQHFHHFMAWVHRRLFQLGGTADPLQALARALAGEIRVLCFDELFVSDIGDAIILGRLFQELFDQGVVVVATSNQPPNQLYRDGFNRERFLPAIAAIERHMGVQAVAGEQDHRLHPGAAQQRYWVAQPDALAGVFQQLSPTDPGSEQPLQLGSRQVRVVRHSSQALWCRYRDLCEQPLAAMDFMALCDRFPAILLGGIPQLGGEQRAGRIARGTEDGAARVLAGDRELPTLAPRDDSVRRFIALVDECYDRRVALYLEAEVPLEALYTQGYLAFPYQRTLSRLREMQLQRFA
- a CDS encoding PQQ-dependent sugar dehydrogenase, with product MTPRTWLITLAAASLLPLLAQAAPEQTLPSEEGQLSVSTLANGLRNPWALAFLPDGNSILVTERPGNLRIVSAEGKVGPPLSGVPKVWAQGQGGLLDVVLSPAFAQDRTVYLSFAEAGEDGKAGTAVGRGQLSQDQARLENFTVIFRQLPKLSEGNHFGSRLVFDREGYLFIALGENNQRATAQDLDKLQGKIVRILPDGEVPKDNPFVGRDQVRPEIWSFGHRNQQGAALNPWTGKLWTHEHGPRGGDEINIPAPGKNYGWPIATHGINYSLLPIPEAKGKHVPGMVDPHHVWEKSPGISGMAFYDSPTFKAWDHNLFIGALATQELIRLQLEGDKVVHEERLLGELKARIRDVRVGPDGYLYVLTDDKDGMLLKVGLKQG